The following is a genomic window from Sporosarcina jeotgali.
ATCTTCATTTGTCACCTATGCATCATTCTAACATTGAACATAGGATTTTGAACGGTTTTTTGTATCGAGCATCCGCCGATTTTCATTATTCTGGCGGAACGATTAAAAAGCCTCCCCTCGATTGCTTCGAGAGGAGACCCAGTGTATTCCTTATTCGGCTTTATCGGGAGTATAACAAACCATGATAGAGCCCGTTTTAGATTCTGCAAAAACGTGCAGCGTGGAAGGGGCATCCTCTGCATCCTTCTTAAAGTTCATAGAGCGATGCAGCAGCTGATCCTGAGTAGATGTATTCTCTACATCTGGCAGTTTCAAATTCAAGCTGCCAATTGTGGATGTAATGCTTCCCACTAACGACAGTTGACGAGGTACATACAGCTCGATATTGCCGCCTACACTTTTCACATCTAATTTTTCAGGAGTCTCATGTGCAGTAGTTACGGAGATGGAACCGTTAAGTGTTCTCGCTTGAGCATCTTTCACTTTCCCATCAATGTAAATGAGACCATTCAATGTCTGAGTCTCAAGTTTTTTACTTTCGATACTGAGCAGCCGAATTTCTCCATTAAGAGTCTCAATGTCCACTTCGTTTGCTTTAACGTAGCTAACATTGACTTTCCCGTTCGCTGTTTTTACGCGCAAAGCATCCGTTTCCAGATTACGCAATTCAAATCCGCCGTGTAATAGCCGAACAGAAATCTTGCGGTACAGTTTCCCAGGAACAGTAAGAACCGTATTCACTTGTACCGTTTTAGAATTACTTGAAATTCTTAATGCCTGGTCATCTGTTACAAAGATCAGCTTTTCCATGAATTCTTGTTTTGCTTCTTCTTCGGTATTCGATGTGAATGTCTTTACTGAGAATACAGCTGAAATTTCGTCTCCTTCACCGGGTATAATCGATAATTTACCATTGTCGATATCCACGATAATTTCATCCAGGTCTTTACCGTCTTTTTGCACGTTGTGCTCAAATGTTGTGGAAGCGCCAAAAGGATTTTCCATATCAAACTGTTTCACTTTTTGAACTGCACTCTGCATGAATTGCATAAATTGGTCACCAACATTCGTCAGATCCTTACGAATATCTTCCATGAATTCTTCAGCAGAAGCGCCTGACCAGCCAGATTTTGAAGACTGCCCTTTTTCTTTAGAAGACTCTTTGTCCTGTGTTCCCTCATCCATTTTCGGTTCAGCATGAGGTTGTTCTTTTGACTCTTGTGCAGAATCACCGCTGGTTGCGGCTGGTTCAATTTCAGTAAAAAAACCAGCAGGCTTTTTTGCAGAATCATCTTGAGAGAGTGCTTCTAGCAACGTCAATGCCTCGTCCGTAGAAATCGTTCCATTTTCAAGCATAGTTAAAATGCGTTTTCTTTCGTTTTGCATTTCTTTCGCCTCCTGAGTGGAATGATGGTGCATATGATCTGCTTATCTATACGGCTTACAACAAAAAAAGTTTCATGTTACTGGATTTTCAGCTTGCTCGATTCTTGCCGACATCCGACTGCGATCTCGCTCCAGGATAGGTTTCAAGTACTTTCCTGTATACGACTTTTTATTTTCGGCCACTTGTTCCGGCGTTCCTGCAGCGATGATTTGCCCGCCCTTGTCACCGCCTTCAGGTCCAAGGTCAATAATATGGTCCACAGTTTTAATAACATCCAAGTTATGTTCGATGACTAATACTGTATTTCCCGTCTCAACAAGTCGTTCCAGCACTTTAAGAAGTTTGGCAATATCGTGTACATGAAGACCCGTCGTCGGTTCATCCAAAATGTAGAACGACTTTCCATTTGAACGTTTGTGAAGTTCAGAGGCAAGCTTGACGCGTTGTGCTTCTCCGCCGGAAAGTGTTGTGGCAGGCTGTCCTAATTGAACATACCCTAATCCGACGTCAACAATCGTTTGCAGCTTGCGCTGAATTTTAGGGATATTTTCAAAGAACACGGATGCAGATTCTGCTGTCATTTCAAGAACGTCTGCAATGTTCTTCCCTTTATACGTGACTTCAAGCGTTTCCCGGTTATATCTCTTCCCGTGACATACATCACAAGGAACGTAGACGTCAGGCAAGAAATGCATTTCGATCTTAAGAATTCCGTCACCGCGACACGCTTCGCACCGTCCGCCTTTCACATTGAAACTGAATCTTCCTTTTTTATAGCCCCTGACTTTCGCCTCGTTCGTCATCGCAAATACATCTCTGACATCGTCGAATACGCCTGTATACGTAGCAGGATTAGATCGCGGTGTCCGTCCAATTGGAGATTGGTCGATTTCAATTACCTTTTCTAATTCTTCCAATCCTTCAACGCTTTTATACGCACCCGGACGTTGTTTGGACCGATTCAGCTTTTGCGCCAATATTTTATACAGGACATTGTTGATTAGCGTACTTTTACCCGATCCTGAAACACCTGTTACTGCGATAAACTGACCTAACGGAAACTCCGCATTCACTTTTTTAAGATTATTTTCAGTGGCACCTTTGATAATTATTTTGCGTCCATCCGATTTCCGGCGCTCAAACGGCAGTGGAATGTAACGCTTCCCGCTCAAATATTGCCCTGTCAATGAGTTAGGATCTGCCATCACTTCTTCTGGAGTCCCTGCAGAAACAATTTCGCCTCCCGCTACACCTGCCCCAGGGCCAATGTCGATCAGGTAGTCAGCTT
Proteins encoded in this region:
- a CDS encoding DUF4097 family beta strand repeat-containing protein; this translates as MQNERKRILTMLENGTISTDEALTLLEALSQDDSAKKPAGFFTEIEPAATSGDSAQESKEQPHAEPKMDEGTQDKESSKEKGQSSKSGWSGASAEEFMEDIRKDLTNVGDQFMQFMQSAVQKVKQFDMENPFGASTTFEHNVQKDGKDLDEIIVDIDNGKLSIIPGEGDEISAVFSVKTFTSNTEEEAKQEFMEKLIFVTDDQALRISSNSKTVQVNTVLTVPGKLYRKISVRLLHGGFELRNLETDALRVKTANGKVNVSYVKANEVDIETLNGEIRLLSIESKKLETQTLNGLIYIDGKVKDAQARTLNGSISVTTAHETPEKLDVKSVGGNIELYVPRQLSLVGSITSTIGSLNLKLPDVENTSTQDQLLHRSMNFKKDAEDAPSTLHVFAESKTGSIMVCYTPDKAE